A genome region from Bradyrhizobium commune includes the following:
- a CDS encoding ABC transporter substrate-binding protein: MRVAGRMLFVSMVALASLGAMSGQRADQAGDDKEIRIGNIMPYSGLLSEFGAIGQAEAAYFDMINDRGGINGRKIRFITRDDNSDPSTALELTRNLVEKDDVHVMFGSFGTPGNLATRWYLNEKKIPQLFLASGDEELSQAKAFPWTMGWQPSFRSEGRIYANYIQAYYPHRKIVVLWQNDQFGRALLKGIEEGLGDLNRLVLVDIAFDIDDEHLDGHVSILRRAGADIFVFLGVPSTAAKVIQLAAALNWHPVFVVNDASASIANAMAPAGLENSAGVISAAFLKDPSDPAWKNDPAMKDWFAFMDKYHRVESTNNSAALYGYAAAEALTQVLKQCGNDFSRDNIMRQAASLKNYQPTVALPNIRMNTSPERYLPIKQMRLVQFDGRSWQPFGEVIETAFTEGAAR, from the coding sequence ATGCGCGTCGCCGGCAGGATGCTGTTCGTTTCGATGGTCGCCTTGGCGTCGCTTGGCGCGATGTCCGGGCAACGTGCGGACCAAGCCGGAGACGACAAGGAAATCCGTATCGGCAACATCATGCCGTATTCGGGACTGCTGTCGGAGTTCGGCGCGATCGGTCAGGCGGAGGCCGCCTATTTCGACATGATCAACGACCGCGGCGGCATCAACGGCCGCAAGATCCGCTTCATCACCCGCGACGACAATTCCGACCCTTCGACCGCGCTGGAGCTGACGCGCAATCTGGTCGAGAAGGACGACGTGCATGTGATGTTCGGATCGTTCGGCACGCCCGGCAATCTCGCCACGCGCTGGTATCTGAACGAGAAGAAGATCCCGCAATTGTTCCTCGCCTCCGGCGACGAGGAGTTGAGCCAGGCCAAGGCGTTTCCCTGGACCATGGGCTGGCAGCCATCGTTCCGCTCCGAGGGGCGCATCTACGCCAACTACATCCAGGCCTATTATCCGCATCGCAAGATCGTGGTGCTCTGGCAGAACGACCAGTTCGGGCGCGCGCTGCTCAAGGGCATCGAGGAAGGTCTTGGCGACCTGAACCGTCTCGTCCTCGTCGATATCGCCTTCGACATCGACGACGAGCATCTCGACGGGCATGTCTCGATCCTCAGGCGCGCCGGCGCCGATATTTTCGTCTTTCTCGGCGTGCCCTCGACGGCGGCCAAGGTGATCCAGCTCGCAGCCGCCCTGAACTGGCACCCGGTCTTCGTCGTCAACGACGCCTCCGCCTCGATCGCCAATGCGATGGCGCCCGCCGGCCTGGAGAATTCGGCCGGGGTGATTTCGGCGGCCTTTCTGAAGGACCCGAGCGATCCCGCCTGGAAGAACGATCCGGCCATGAAGGACTGGTTCGCCTTCATGGACAAGTACCACCGCGTCGAGAGCACCAACAACAGCGCGGCGCTCTATGGCTACGCCGCGGCCGAGGCGCTGACGCAGGTGCTGAAGCAATGCGGCAACGATTTTTCGCGGGACAACATCATGCGCCAGGCGGCTTCGCTGAAGAATTATCAGCCCACCGTTGCGCTGCCCAACATCCGGATGAACACCTCGCCCGAGCGCTATCTGCCGATCAAGCAGATGCGGCTCGTCCAGTTCGACGGCCGGTCCTGGCAGCCCTTTGGCGAGGTGATCGAGACGGCATTCACGGAGGGCGCGGCGCGATGA
- a CDS encoding alpha/beta hydrolase codes for MKTCLAFVLLLTATAASAHGPLPTRPTAPSDLVRAGLTDSDTTAGGTARLCEQVTFSRGLRYGESEANVLDVATSAATKADTPRPVLLFVAGDTFTGDRAAPDLSREVQDQTMCFAARNGMIGVRVNYRLAPAATWPTGATDVAAALSWIHGNIDLFNGDAREIVAVGYGAGAFHVASLLAHPELQTDRAEVAAVVLVSGIYRAGKDASDSEKAYLGTDAGQYDKRSVFPGILNVDVPIVLAWAADDPANLVAQGETLRKTLCGAGHCPRASLLRNRDGIAAAFGLDGSANSLAEPTLLLAHQLEARGLP; via the coding sequence ATGAAAACTTGTCTCGCTTTTGTCCTGCTTCTGACCGCGACGGCGGCCTCCGCACATGGTCCATTGCCGACGCGGCCGACCGCGCCCTCCGATCTCGTCCGGGCGGGCCTCACCGATTCCGATACGACCGCCGGCGGCACCGCACGGCTGTGCGAGCAGGTCACCTTCTCGCGAGGGCTGCGCTATGGCGAGAGCGAGGCCAATGTGCTCGACGTCGCCACCAGCGCCGCCACCAAGGCTGACACGCCGCGGCCGGTGCTGCTGTTCGTGGCGGGCGACACTTTTACCGGCGACCGCGCGGCGCCGGACCTGTCGCGCGAGGTCCAGGACCAGACCATGTGCTTTGCCGCGCGCAACGGCATGATCGGCGTGCGCGTGAACTATCGCCTGGCGCCCGCGGCGACCTGGCCGACCGGTGCGACCGACGTCGCGGCGGCGCTGTCCTGGATCCACGGCAACATCGACCTGTTCAACGGCGATGCCCGCGAGATCGTCGCGGTCGGCTACGGCGCCGGCGCCTTCCATGTCGCAAGCCTTCTGGCGCATCCCGAGCTCCAGACCGACCGCGCCGAGGTCGCCGCGGTCGTGCTGGTGTCCGGCATCTACCGCGCCGGCAAGGATGCGAGCGACAGCGAGAAGGCCTATCTCGGCACCGACGCCGGCCAATATGACAAGCGGTCTGTGTTTCCCGGCATCCTCAATGTCGACGTGCCGATCGTGCTGGCCTGGGCCGCGGACGATCCCGCGAACCTCGTGGCCCAGGGCGAGACGCTGAGGAAAACGCTGTGCGGCGCCGGCCACTGCCCGCGCGCCTCGCTCCTGCGCAACCGCGACGGCATCGCCGCCGCGTTTGGTTTGGACGGTTCCGCCAACAGCCTCGCCGAGCCGACGCTGCTGCTGGCGCACCAGCTCGAGGCGCGGGGGTTGCCGTAG